Proteins encoded in a region of the Pseudochaenichthys georgianus chromosome 20, fPseGeo1.2, whole genome shotgun sequence genome:
- the LOC117465996 gene encoding dermatan-sulfate epimerase-like protein, with the protein MYSHMPGNMAVNWVVYSVVLLPLFAVGTALSGVFNATDRDMFTDDLLQVKLTEARLTEQWKLKSSNSHPNLYFNQVDVLHLRQRSSTTHSQIFKVIRAAALTMLSNVPRYMPPVKHAEFTSKWNEIYGNNLPPLALYCLLCPEDSAALQFLIKFMDRMAEYPDWKVTSAPNDEVPTAHSLTGFATAYDFVYSYLDERRRDVYLKKIRSETEELLEVSKHRPWGKQYLQNHQTTNILAVLIGAIVVGSHDYPESMIWKQVAVNYMEKNMFLLNHVVDGSLDEGVAYGSYTAKSITQYVFLAQKHFDIDNMQNNWLREHFWFYYATLLPGFQRTVGIADSNYNWFYGPESQLVFLDSFVMRNGTGNWLAQQIRKHRPKDGPMGHSSAQCWATLHTEYIWYNSHLTPQPPHDFGKTKMHIFSNWGVVTYGAGLPNGQGNTFVSFKSSKLGGRAVYDIVHDKPYSWVDGWNSFNPGHEHPDQNSFTFAPNGQVFVSEALYGPKYSYLNNVLVFSPSPTSQCNSPWEGQLGECAKWLRWNDEGVGDARGEVIVASSHRDTMFVSGEAALAYSPAMRLKSVYRALVLLNSQTLLVLDHVEKWSDSPVKSLSAFFHNLDIDFKYVPFKFMDRYNGAMMDVWDAHYKMFWFDSQGHSPETRIQEAEQEAEFKKRWTQYVNVTFPMTGTVSRVAYVLHGPYVKVSSCTFLNNSNNGVRISLTLNNTETIVSIATNYKDIGARRTYLGFGGHCKVEDINQITRYGLGTQLIPKQISTDNQLFDFGFIVNVIAGVVLCVAIGLLTIQRKFYVCFSRLMRYTLLSVLILWIAELLFVSNSCDQLLCGVKWKGAGAKSEVNKQITLYELHRLPLPTVVITTLPGSGSEILKHLFYNSSDFVYIRVPTEHLDIPETEFEFDSLVDACEWSRSDATHGRFKIIQGWLHSLVHNTKLHLQNIQLAEGSRVKQPQRDGPSRDRTKRFRRREPASELKGTLNISLDRDAEYVREMRRHVAEYPNARVVLNMRSGSWALKLPFIQEVVGPSLRTIYLVRDPRAWIYLMVYNSKPSLYSLKNIPQHLSLIFKEDAVSDRCPSSAPEFKIIQRLLSRSETNPILILAHLWLAHTAALLRVSESLPEESFLQVKFEDVVNFPQETAESIHTFLGVPVSPAALNQLIFTTSTNLYNLIYEGDISPANINMWRQNMPRQDMRLIEDVCGSVMRRLGYTRFAN; encoded by the coding sequence ATGTATTCACACATGCCTGGCAACATGGCAGTGAACTGGGTTGTATATTCAGTTGTTTTACTTCCACTGTTCGCAGTGGGGACAGCTCTCTCCGGGGTCTTCAACGCCACAGACAGAGACATGTTTACAGATGACTTGCTGCAGGTCAAGCTCACAGAAGCCAGACTGACTGAGCAGTGGAAACTCAAGTCGTCTAATTCCCATCCCAACCTATATTTTAACCAAGTGGATGTGTTGCACTTGAGGCAAAGGTCCTCCACCACCCACAGTCAAATATTTAAAGTCATCCGAGCGGCTGCGCTCACAATGTTGTCTAATGTCCCCCGTTACATGCCCCCTGTGAAACATGCGGAGTTTACAAGCAAGTGGAATGAGATTTATGGGAACAACCTGCCTCCCCTGGCTCTCTACTGCCTGCTGTGCCCGGAGGACTCTGCTGCCCTGCAGTTTCTTATCAAGTTTATGGACAGGATGGCTGAATACCCGGACTGGAAGGTAACCAGTGCCCCCAACGACGAGGTCCCCACTGCGCACTCTCTCACTGGGTTTGCTACTGCTTATGACTTTGTTTACTCTTACCTGGATGAGCGACGGAGGGATGTTTACCTCAAGAAAATTCGATCAGAGACAGAGGAACTGCTTGAGGTGTCAAAGCACAGGCCGTGGGGGAAACAGTACCTCCAAAATCATCAAACCACTAACATATTGGCTGTCCTGATTGGTGCAATAGTGGTTGGATCACATGACTACCCAGAGTCAATGATCTGGAAACAAGTTGCAGTGAACTACATGGAGAAAAATATGTTTCTCCTTAACCATGTTGTTGATGGGTCTCTGGATGAGGGAGTAGCCTATGGGAGCTACACAGCCAAGTCCATCACGCAGTATGTCTTCTTAGCTCAGAAACATTTTGACATTGACAACATGCAGAACAACTGGCTGCGGGAACACTTTTGGTTTTATTACGCTACTCTCTTGCCGGGGTTTCAGAGAACAGTTGGCATCGCAGACTCCAACTACAACTGGTTTTATGGGCCGGAGAGCCAGCTTGTTTTCCTCGACTCATTTGTCATGAGGAACGGGACGGGTAACTGGCTGGCTCAGCAGATTAGAAAGCACCGACCCAAGGATGGTCCCATGGGGCATTCGTCTGCCCAGTGCTGGGCTACACTTCACACAGAATACATCTGGTACAACTCCCACCTCACTCCACAGCCTCCACATGACTTTGGAAAAACTAAGATGCATATTTTCTCAAACTGGGGCGTGGTTACCTACGGAGCAGGGCTACCAAATGGCCAGGGTAACACTTTTGTCTCCTTTAAGTCTAGCAAGCTGGGTGGCCGTGCAGTCTATGACATTGTCCATGACAAGCCTTACTCTTGGGTAGATGGCTGGAACAGCTTTAACCCAGGTCACGAGCACCCTGATCAGAACTCTTTCACTTTTGCTCCTAATGGACAAGTATTTGtttctgaagcactttatgGTCCAAAGTACAGCTACCTTAACAATGTTTTGGTGTTCAGTCCGTCTCCTACCAGCCAATGTAACAGTCCGTGGGAGGGTCAGTTGGGGGAGTGCGCCAAGTGGCTGCGCTGGAATGATGAGGGGGTGGGTGATGCCAGAGGAGAGGTGATTGTTGCgtcctcacacagagacaccATGTTTGTAAGTGGGGAAGCGGCGTTGGCTTATTCCCCTGCTATGAGACTGAAGAGTGTGTACAGAGCTTTAGTTTTGCTAAACTCTCAAACTCTGCTGGTGCTTGATCACGTAGAAAAGTGGAGTGATTCACCTGTAAAGTCCCTCAGTGCTTTTTTCCACAATCTTGACATTGACTTTAAATACGTTCCTTTCAAATTCATGGACAGATATAATGGCGCCATGATGGATGTGTGGGACGCTCATTATAAAATGTTCTGGTTCGACAGCCAGGGTCACAGCCCTGAAACCAGGATACAAGAGGCAGAGCAGGAAGCTGAGTTTAAAAAAAGGTGGACTCAGTATGTCAATGTCACTTTTCCAATGACAGGCACTGTCAGCAGAGTAGCTTACGTGTTACACGGGCCATATGTCAAAGTGTCAAGCTGTACATTTTTGAATAATAGCAACAATGGCGTGAGAATTTCTTTAACCTTAAATAACACAGAGACGATAGTGTCCATTGCTACAAACTACAAAGACATAGGGGCTAGGAGGACTTATCTAGGATTTGGAGGTCACTGTAAAGTTGAGGATATAAATCAAATCACTCGATATGGCCTTGGGACTCAACTTATCCCTAAACAAATCAGCACTGATAATCAGCTATTTGACTTTGGATTCATAGTCAATGTAATAGCAGGGGTTGTTCTCTGTGTGGCCATAGGATTATTGACTATACAGAGAAAGTTTTATGTCTGCTTCAGCAGGCTGATGCGTTACACCCTCCTCTCTGTGCTCATTCTGTGGATAGCTGAGCTGCTGTTTGTGTCTAACAGCTGCGATCAGCTTCTCTGTGGGGTTAAATGGAAAGGTGCGGGCGCCAAAAGTGAAGTAAACAAACAAATCACACTGTACGAGCTGCACCGGCTCCCCCTACCCACTGTTGTCATAACAACCCTTCCCGGATCGGGGTCAGAAATACTCAAGCACCTTTTCTACAACAGCTCAGACTTTGTTTACATAAGAGTTCCCACCGAGCACCTGGATATTCCGGAGACAGAGTTTGAGTTTGACTCTTTAGTCGACGCCTGTGAGTGGTCAAGGTCAGACGCTACGCACGGACGGTTCAAGATTATTCAGGGCTGGCTGCATTCGCTGGTCCACAACACTAAGCTGCACTTGCAGAATATTCAGCTGGCTGAGGGCAGTAGGGTCAAACAGCCCCAGAGAGATGGCCCCTCAAGGGACAGAACGAAAAGATTTAGGAGGAGAGAGCCGGCGTCTGAGCTAAAGGGCACGCTGAATATAAGTCTGGACAGAGATGCAGAGTATGTTAGGGAGATGAGACGCCATGTTGCGGAGTACCCTAACGCCCGAGTTGTCCTCAACATGCGGAGCGGAAGCTGGGCGCTTAAACTGCCTTTCATTCAAGAGGTGGTGGGACCTTCCTTGAGGACAATCTACTTGGTGAGAGACCCTCGAGCATGGATTTATCTCATGGTTTATAACAGCAAACCCAGCCTTTACTCTCTTAAAAACATCCCTCAGCACCTTTCCTTAATATTCAAGGAGGATGCTGTGAGTGACAGGTGCCCATCTTCTGCGCCAGAGTTTAAAATAATCCAGAGGCTCCTGTCCCGTTCTGAGACAAACCCCATTTTGATACTGGCTCATCTGTGGCTGGCTCACACCGCAGCGCTGCTGAGAGTCAGCGAGAGCCTCCC